Proteins from a single region of Methanocellales archaeon:
- a CDS encoding LSm family protein, which produces MEDRPLDILNKSLNAPIIIRLRGGREFRGELQGYDVHMNLVLGKAEELKDGEVTRKLGTIVVRGDNVVYISP; this is translated from the coding sequence ATGGAAGACAGACCATTGGATATTCTAAACAAATCGCTAAACGCACCCATTATAATACGACTTAGGGGTGGAAGGGAGTTCAGAGGAGAACTCCAAGGCTATGACGTCCATATGAACTTGGTATTAGGCAAGGCAGAGGAACTGAAGGACGGCGAAGTTACCAGAAAATTGGGTACGATCGTAGTAAGAGGCGATAACGTCGTCTATATATCGCCATAA
- the mtrH gene encoding tetrahydromethanopterin S-methyltransferase subunit H, with translation MFRFRQEQKIVDIAGVKIGGQPGEIPAVLAGTIFYPNHKIVDDEDKGLFNEKEAESLINMQSESADETGNPCMVHVFASSKINVKRYIDFVSEITEAPFLIDSIESSVRMEGIRYVTEIGLADRAINNSINMGITDDERNMLKASDVDSSIVMGFNAMDSSLEGRIALLESGAGVGEKGLLQIAEDCGISKILIDPSITPIGNGAGIALKMTLVAKAKWGLPVGSGIHNAPLAWDWLKGKKKKDFMIYRACDIGSIGLQLIVAGDFVLYGPIESAPYAFPMAAMTDIMVAEAAEDFEIIPSANHPINRLV, from the coding sequence ATGTTCAGGTTCCGACAAGAGCAAAAAATAGTTGATATCGCTGGGGTAAAAATCGGTGGCCAACCGGGAGAAATTCCCGCCGTACTGGCAGGTACGATATTCTATCCGAATCACAAGATCGTCGATGATGAAGACAAAGGACTCTTTAACGAGAAGGAGGCCGAGTCACTGATAAACATGCAGTCCGAAAGCGCCGATGAGACGGGCAATCCATGCATGGTTCATGTTTTTGCCTCCAGCAAAATTAATGTAAAAAGATATATCGACTTCGTCAGTGAAATCACAGAGGCACCATTTTTGATCGATTCGATTGAATCTAGCGTTAGGATGGAAGGCATCCGATATGTCACGGAAATAGGTCTTGCGGATCGGGCTATTAACAATTCCATCAACATGGGTATTACGGATGATGAAAGAAATATGCTGAAGGCTTCAGATGTCGATTCATCGATTGTCATGGGCTTTAATGCAATGGACTCTTCCCTGGAGGGTCGAATAGCCCTTCTGGAAAGTGGTGCAGGCGTTGGTGAAAAGGGTTTGCTCCAGATCGCAGAGGATTGCGGAATATCGAAAATACTTATCGACCCCTCTATCACACCCATCGGAAATGGGGCCGGAATAGCACTTAAGATGACCCTGGTTGCAAAGGCAAAATGGGGTCTTCCAGTCGGATCAGGAATCCATAACGCTCCACTGGCTTGGGACTGGCTAAAAGGCAAAAAGAAAAAGGACTTCATGATCTATAGGGCATGTGACATTGGCTCCATAGGACTGCAGCTGATAGTTGCTGGCGATTTTGTATTGTACGGGCCCATTGAGAGCGCACCCTATGCCTTTCCGATGGCTGCGATGACAGACATAATGGTTGCCGAAGCAGCTGAAGATTTCGAGATTATTCCTAGTGCAAATCATCCGATAAACAGGTTGGTATGA
- a CDS encoding 50S ribosomal protein L37e has translation MSKGTPSMGRRNKKTHIKCRRCGSVSYHFNDRECASCGFGRTSRIRSYSWMKKSVKNG, from the coding sequence ATGTCAAAGGGAACTCCATCAATGGGTAGAAGAAATAAAAAGACACATATCAAGTGTCGACGATGTGGCAGTGTATCTTATCATTTCAATGATAGGGAATGTGCTTCATGCGGATTCGGAAGGACGAGCAGAATACGGAGTTATAGTTGGATGAAAAAATCGGTTAAAAATGGGTGA
- a CDS encoding tetrahydromethanopterin S-methyltransferase subunit A produces the protein MDEWPVIRGDYQIGDKESRVGIVTLASHFDLKPGELRKVAIMGSCKTENLGIEKAITNTISNPNIRFILLCGNESRGHLSGHTLKAIHANGIDDNGKIIGSEGAIPFIENISADAIERFQKQVQIIDLIGETNLEIILQVAEKYGDMGEIYPEPPFLIQAVKSKRQRRTIPISMSRDIMISENVFLDSSSGVIEICSGSDKSKK, from the coding sequence ATGGATGAATGGCCTGTTATAAGAGGGGACTACCAAATTGGGGACAAAGAATCCCGGGTAGGCATAGTCACGCTCGCAAGCCATTTCGATCTTAAGCCCGGGGAGCTAAGAAAGGTTGCAATCATGGGCTCTTGCAAGACCGAAAATCTCGGGATAGAAAAGGCAATAACGAATACGATCTCCAATCCAAACATACGTTTCATATTGCTCTGTGGGAATGAGTCCAGGGGGCATCTAAGCGGTCACACGCTAAAAGCGATCCATGCCAATGGCATTGATGATAATGGCAAAATAATCGGTTCAGAGGGAGCAATACCATTTATCGAGAACATTTCGGCTGATGCCATAGAGCGTTTTCAGAAGCAAGTCCAGATCATTGATTTGATTGGTGAAACGAATCTTGAAATCATCTTGCAGGTCGCAGAAAAATATGGTGATATGGGCGAGATATACCCGGAGCCGCCATTTTTAATCCAGGCGGTGAAGAGTAAGCGCCAGAGAAGGACCATACCCATAAGTATGTCCAGAGATATCATGATATCTGAGAATGTGTTCCTGGATTCTTCTAGCGGGGTCATAGAGATATGTTCAGGTTCCGACAAGAGCAAAAAATAG